Genomic segment of Eupeodes corollae chromosome 2, idEupCoro1.1, whole genome shotgun sequence:
TAAAGGACTTAAAACATCAATCCATGATTTTGGGGGACCGTTAAgctaaatattaaataagttttaaaaaatcatgcttaataaaaacataacataaggtataataattatattggGTATGATTTTTAAATCGTGTGTGAATTGTGTTATtggtgtatatatttttaaatctatttaaataattcacTTCTTCATGTTAGGCTTAAGCACGGTAGGACTAAGCAAGCAagaattcattttaaatcaattttttaaaaaataaatacatacaaataaaattgaattggacTTCATATATTATtacaataaatagaaataatatttaaaaaataactaaatctATGATGTGATTTTATCTTAAACCATaatgaaaaactaaactaaacaaatacatatgtaccttaATCAAAGAATGATTACAGACGGTTTGATCGCActtgtttaaataaatgataaGTGAAAATACTGATGGCTCAAGAATTCACTTTGGGGATTTTCAGGAAGTTTTTTGACAGATTTcccaaaattatgaaatttgtcTAAAATGCAAGCAGGACACCTACATTTCAAGAGTCGTAATATGGATGGATAGCTTACCAATAGAACAAcgtgttaaaattattaaaactaactCGTATGATTATGGACGTCATAATCGGCCGACACAATGAGAGCAATCGGCAAAGTTCTTTTGGTTGAATCTTTAAAATAACGACTAAGGCAATAAGTGGCTCAAAAATATTTGGGTAACAAGCCATACAAAAAGAACAATTATAATATATCTTAGTTGCGCAGAAAATCAACAATTTCATGAAGCTTGTCACTGTTAAATTTGTTCTGTTATGTGAACGATGCCCGCACTCTTGACGCATTGACAACCAACGTAACTAAAGTTATGGCCTGGGTATCGAATAAGTGATAAATTACCTAAAAACAATCGCATCGACTCTTTCCTAGGTTTCCTTTCGAACGATGATGTTTTTCACATTTATTGGTAAAAGTCCAAACATTATAATGCAATACATTTTCGTCAAAATATATgctgtatgtattttatttggcTTAATTTTCGAACCTAAAATTTGAATGACCCTTGAATAATACGAACATTTTTGGACGTAGGGTATGAATGCGGATAAATTATTGGCAAATGAAAAACATCAaccataattatttaatttctcttGGGACGTTGACGAGAAAACAAAGTACGACcaaaattctgttttaaaaccatttttaactaaggtcaaaactaaaaatacaaaaagctttGCAActgaaaaaactaaacttacGCGCGTTTGCTTTCCCAGTTTCTTGTTTACCTGGACGCCAACACTTAATTTCTGTCCAGTATGGCGTGATGTTTGCTTCGTTAATATACATATCATTTCCGTTTGCAGCTCGGGAATATCAAGACAGTGTTGTAGAGCATTTTGTGCTAAAACAACGTGGTAGTCGATTCCTGGTTGGTTCACTGCTACTGACATAAAAAGTTGGCAactctgttaaaaaataaaaaatgcatccatttatttattagttggaaataaaaattgtgcGTACCTTAAATAACTTAATGGCTTCCGGTTGTATAGTTTCCGAATGCAAGGAAGAAAGTGGTGATGTTATGGTATCCTTAGTATGTAATAATATTGGATGGCGCCAGAGAACACAatctgaaatattaaatttttataattctattCGATTACAAGACTTTAcacaaaaaagatcaagaggaggagaaacaaaattgtttttccacTTCTTACCAATTTGAATCAAaccaaatgttttaaaatctgCTGAATCTCTTGAACTTCTTGTATTTGATAACACTTGTCAAAAAGGAATTGTAGCTggcaatcaaattatactttttctaaagttcacaatttaaaaaattgagtttcaattcgaacaatttttagtttatcCAATTATAGTACTTATAGTCTTATTAActtgttaataaatatttatgattcCAAAAGCTTTTTAATTCAGTTGATGACATAAAATCTGATCGTTttctttttacatacaaaaataaataaattaaatggagcaacagtccgttgagaactagggcctaatgacataagactctcaaccattcctgtgtgcgagtaatgttgtcagaaatggagagaacctacagtttaaagccgaagccgaacggctaattcgagAAAACACTTTCACgccaagaattaatcttggaggatttgttaattccctgcaagaggaagtacccgtaaaaaaacattagatggcacaggcactGATCGCAcgcaagacctctagcatgacagtccaacgcactaaccatcatgtgaTCATGAGTAATCTGTTGCTATACAATTGTTTcaattagaaaaagaaattaattatacCTACTAGCGTTAGTATTTAACGTGTTCAGAATTCGACTTTAAGAAAAccctaaataatataaaagcaattttggattttattacGAATTCGTACTCTTAAGGTAAAGAACATCaagtaataaattgaaaaaaaaaaacgaaaagaagaaTGTTACCAAAGTAACAGTGTGATCATTACAAAAAGAGGGAGAGGAAGAGAGGAACTTTTAGtgtatgttgattttgaattcttgaattttGCAATGACAAGGAACGATATaacgtggcaaggcattccacattcgagcaatacggctaaaaaaaaagaaactctgtATATCATAGTACATCTGAAGTAAGGCTTAAGGGCGAACTGATTGTCATTCTTTGAAGTGAAAGTATTTCGGTTGAAATACTTTAGAACATGGTTACTgcagcaccagcccagagataagagttatactcaagttttgggcGTATTTAGATTTTGTACATTGTAGGAAGATCaataattgaaacaaatttcttCCATCGCTTtagaaaactcaaacattttttggaattgttgttgacatcgcgtatgtgatcgttccaagAGAGGTGGTTGCATATGCCATACAAATAATATCGAATTCATCAGTTTCGTTCATCCATAACAACTATACGCAGGTGAACTAACAGTTCGACATATATTCGAGCACCTGGATGGTGGACGATTAAACTTCGAGGGCTTATATAGGACCGATCTGAAAAAACTTAGAATATTTCTAGAGGCTAAACTTAGAAGGCATTTTACTAAAGAACTTAATAAACCAACCGAGTTCAAATAATCTAAGCTACTAAACAGCCATTAGTCATACGTCTTTTTGCTCAAGTCATTATGACAAAACAATTCAGACAAAATTGGTCACTCCAGGTGGTTTACCACTGCGAATTGAATCCTAAGATTGTATGTTTCTCAAAATGGAAAGTATAAAAGATCGATTTCCCTAATATAATCAGTCTTATTACAATTGTTTTCACCCTTctcttaatttttgtgaaaGGTCAACTATGGCTTTCATCACCTTGCGGCTTTCtagtcatttttatattttgtatttaattaaatattttggatttctttaaaaaatgtataaagttataaatttgtatacttCAATACTAAAATGTACTTACTTGGATCTCCGTCCGTCTCCATTAACTTCTGAACAAGTTGTTCATACTGAGTTCCAGCGTTAGGACCTCCTCCCGATACTACAGTCAAATGATACAACCAATTATCGCGTTCCTGTTTTCCTGGTAATATCAAATAAGTTGGACCCTGGTGAGCTGGATAAATTGAAACCGTTAAACGAGCTTGACTCTGTGCTGCATCTTCGCGTTCTTCAGAATCCGAATCTGACACGTGTTCTACTTCTTCTACTCTTGCATCACGCATATTTATCTGTCCCAATGGGTTCTGAAATAAATAAGTAGGCATATAGTACATGTATCCCCTGATATTTTCTTGATGTACTAACAGTTTCTCCTGGAGCCTTAAAATACAGGAACATTTTTCCCAAAAGAACACACCAACATTTTTTCGCATGTCCATTCTTCACCTTCGTAACCCAGCCCTGCACTGTTGGTTTTTGGTCATCACGACTTAGTAACAACTTAGTGGCATTTCGTCGTTGCACATTTTGCAGCACCCTTATCCAATCATCCATAGTTGCATTCGAGTCAGCTGTTAAATAGTAAACTTTTTTCCCAGTGTCAATTTCAAATGTGGAAGCCCCTTCTGCTCTATTTATTCTACAGACTTCATCTAAAATTATTTGTCCTTGCGGTTTTCGGTTAATGTCATGTTGGCTCTTCCAATAGGTAAGTGAACCATTTTTAAGGACGAACCATCGCTTTCGCCATGTTTTTAGTTTACCACCAAGCTTAGCTAAATGACCAGCCTAGAAATTACTTTTATGTTATTCTAATCGaatgtattgaaataaaataaattaccttcTCCAAGGACTCAAGTTTTCGATTTGGCGAATCAACATAGGATGCACGCATTAGCAAGGAAGGCATTGATGCGTCCATGCATGTGGATTCTGAGACTGCATCTGGAGGTATCGCATAATCATCGGATAGGCCTGATTCAAAGGAAATATCTGAAATTACTGATCCACGTATGAAAAAAGTACGTAGATTTTGAGATAGCTCTTGAGGAATTCCTTAAGTTGTATGGGAAtggataaaagtaaaataaaaacaataaattataaactaaGCAAAATATCCTTCAATGGTGTTACTTACAACTTCTTGAAACTGTGTTTAAACAAATTCTATAAGTATTAGTTTTATAATGTTTCTACACAAAGAGTTTTTTATCTTCTTTCtaagttataaaataattcgagtattttgtgaaataaagtATAAGAACTGGTCTTCAAATGTAGAAACTGGTATATTAATTAAATGTATAATAAGTGCCATAAATTATCATTCTTaggcttttaaaatgtttcagctgatgcatattttaaaagtgcgcgaatccgaatggctaactTGAGAAGACACTTTtcctgacaagaattactcttggaggatttgttaatttctcgcaaaaggtagtacccgtgaaaattaactttagatggcacaaacggggtttgaacccaagacctctggcatgacagtccaacacaatAATCATTACGTCACTGGTGCTACGAATagtgttattatatttttacatgtaaataacaaattaaaaaaataatcaacagCAATGAAATCCAATAGTTTGCTGTTTGCTTGCTGGGAAGTTTCTCACAAGAAAATCTCAATACAGGCTTCtacaattaatttctttaaactgtgtttaaataatttaccacgtgttttatttttgggacTCTCAGAACCACTCCGCTTTGCAGGACTTAAGCTCGACGACGTTTTCAGACTTTTTGACGGGCTCGATGCACTGCCAGATGTACTCGTTTCAGTATTGTCTGTACTTGATGAATTGTGTGAGTTGTGAGTCATCATAACAGCATGTTCTTCCCCATCACTGGAGTCATCGCTTGAGTCACCAGTAAAGGGAATCGACCGAATTTGAGAAGCACGCTTGaaatataacaaatttaatatgaaaagtataaatgaaatatttcagAATACTATCTGGATTCTACTTACCCCCTTTACGGTGGCATAAACAGGCACACTTATATCACAGAATCCTCCACTAGCGGTTTGTTGTGCTCTAGATGGTGTTCCGCCACCTCCAATACTACCACTTCCATTTGCACTTCCCAACGTACCTGTTTGGTTTTGACTATTACTAACATTTAATTGTTTGCCCTCATGATCTCCCTCTGTTGCTGCAAGGCCATCATTGGCAACCTGATAGATCTTTGCCTCCCAGCTAGGAAATCTGTGAAGTGGTGGTGTCGGTGGCCTAGGTGTACCTACCATCCCCACCAATtcacttgttgttgttgttgtcgatgTACTGCCTCCAATCGCCACTAAAGTGGGATTATTTTTCATCCAGGCTGGTAATTTTTCTCTCGATGGTGTATAAATCTCTGCGTAATCGTGAGCTGTATCAGTGTCTGAACTATTGGGTCTACCGGAAAGAGGTGTTAAAATAAGGCCATCAACAGCCGCCACCAAATTACGTTCCAGTTCTTGTGGCTCCATTGATAAATTTCTCCGATGCTTATGATGGGGATAACTTGAAGTTAGAGGTCTTATTGATTCTTGAGGGTCTAAAGATTCACTGCGTCGTCTACTTTCAGTGGTATCGGACGCAAAGTCATGCACATCTAAACTAAGGCTATTTCGCACCGGACCAGTGGGCAATATACTACTATGTCGGTTCGGCTGGTTTGCTATGTGATTTCGAAGCAGCTCTAACTGCTGATTGCACTTTACATTTTGTTCACGCAGGTGTTGATTTTGTTCTTCAAGTTCACGAAGCTTATTTGTAACCCACTCTTTAATTTTAGCCGCTTTGGCTTCAACTTGACGAGCGTCGTGCAGTCGAAGTTGTCGTTGTTCTTCAactgctatctctaagcaggtAATAGTCTTTTCAGCATCAGTTGAGGGAAGACTTGAGGTGGTTTGTTGCGATTGTTGTAGTGGTTGTAATAAAGTTTGGGTTTGATGAATTGGAGAGCTTGCGTGAGGTGTTTTTGGCCATTCACTCAACCTTTGTTCCATTGCCCGGAcctttaataacaaaaaaaataattcaagttaCACATATAAAAACAAGGTATCatttttacacgcaaaaaattTACATAGTATAGGGTCAAAGTAATGTGACATAAGCATTAAAAAATCTTACTCCAATTTTGTGTAAGCTATTCTAATTTAACGCACGTATCTAATAGAAATACAAGAGCGTTtactaagtaaaaaaaattataatacaaatatttttctggGTAAACCAAAATCAAACACAAATATCTCGAATATTTGATACTCAAAGCTTGCTTAACCAACGTTGGAAGTCTTGATAAAGACCTGTCTCAAATAATCGCTTTCAAGTAGTACTAGAAAGTTGCTATATATTAGAAGTACAAACGAACAAATCCAAAGATAACGACAACTTTTACCAGAAAATAGAAATCTTCATTTAAACTAACAACGGGAAACTAGTTTAGAAGAAGAAATGGTTTGTGGATTGGAGTGGTACATCTATTTGAACGAACTTATGGAATACACAAACAcaatttagaaataattttattttaataaaaggttGAGTTATTCatcaatttatttagtttatattcATTTGAAATACAAGTCACATAATatacggaaaattctttttctttcgaCATCTCATTTACAGTCTGTCAAGTAAGAGCTTGGTCGACTTTCCCGACAGTTAATGAAAGATTTCGCTCTAATTCCTTCACGAGCCGATAGAGGGAAGATTTGTCCTTGATGCATTGTCAACAAAGTTTCAGTTGTCGTTGATCTTTTGAAAGAGAATCACGAAACGCCATGAGTGTTATGTACGCGTGCGTCGCGCTACGAGGCTGTGTTCTTTTGTATCCACCCGAAAGGTCCCAAAATGTCGCAATCAGCGACTGCTAAATGTATGAGAAAGTCGAAGCCATTTGTACAGAAGTGAATACTGCGATATAACCAGAACGGGGTTCGATAggaaaagtgaacaaaaaagaatagtGAATCTGTTTCGTGGAAACCAGCTTGAACATTGGGCAAGGACAAGCAAAAGTAATTACAAAAGGTGTAGATATATCCTACGAAACAGTCCGAACCCTTCTTCATACTCATGATCTTAAATGGCGCAACACAATGAAGGAGCCTCTTTTGACTGAAAAACATGTGACAAAGCAACTCTCTTAGGCGCATGAGAATATTGATAGAGAGTTTGAAAATTAGCCGTCGCAGTCACCCGATGCAAACCCTATCGAAAACGTGTGGGCTATATTAAACAGAAGCTTCGTGGCGGGCGGATATACACACTTTGAAGCAATCTGGAGATCCTTGCCACTAGAATACGCCATCAAATTAGTGGAAAGCATGCCTCGGAGACGCCAGGCAATTATCGACGCCGGTGGTGACTGAACACATTATTGACCAAATTGCATCATTGTTTGTAATgtgtaaaatgtatatataaatatgcaagtttcataaaataattttataaattgacaCGACCACGCTCTTACTTGAcagattatattaaaattaggtcagtgtaagaaaaaagaagacttactaaaaaataaaaaatagctcACACAATAAATTCAATCCTACCGACTTATAAAGGTAAACATCTATCCTTCTCTGCTTTTACTAACCAAATTCAATCAAACTCGTAGCCAATTTATAATTGCAATCAAACTAAAAATCGTTATTAATGTTTCAAGGTAAAAGACCAAACCTATATAGTCACCTGGACTTCGTAAGGaaagaattcaattaaaaataataataaacaacgAGTAGCATGAATGAATGGCCGATAGTTATGTATGAGGCTACTGAAGACCTTTCGACGTACATTCTATATATTCTAAAACAGCAGTTAAAATTCCTTTAAACTGCAGAAGGATATATTAATAAGTCTAGTTCGTTTATGTAGTTTACTAAACTAGGTCACTTAAATGAAAAGTGAGGTTGGGTGGCAAAAGCAACTGGGTGTGCTTTAATTTCCAACGCCCATTGACACCTGAAGTATTATCTCATTTCCTTGTTATAttccaataaaacaaatttccagGCCTTATTAAAAACGCATTAATCTTTaattaataacttatttttgtatgtctATAAGAAACATTATGTACTAAGGGGTATCATCTTATCACAGaagttttagttaatttttatttagaataattttaaaatacatatgtatgtatatgcattTCAAACTTCTTAATAAAAGTATGTTTATACTTTAAGTAACTGGTTGGTTATGCTTTTATAGCGCACACAAAAGTTATGCTTCGCTGAATTGACgaaattcgatttttaataataagattttaagattaattttaaaaaaatcattaaattttactattgttttttgACACTAAAATAGCCTGGAGAATGGGAGTTAACGTTTTTTAAGATCCCTTAGaatgttattgtaatcggtccgattcgTCGAGTTAAGGGAAGGactctcaataaaattgagtggatgtttttttttaccatagcaatttaaaagttaaaatattaaaaagtatctcacgaactaataacgctagcaacttgtaaattttaaattttgtattatatttcgtgacgtgataccaaagcaataacattttgaaaaaaaatccattaacttcttttttcataaatcagaaaaaaaactgaacaaaaataattgtttcctcgaatattttacgagcaATAAATgactttatctccaaaataattgaatgcaACGAACAAGAAGAgaagagaaaaatcgaattggcagttttttcataaaaattaaaatctaaaaaaca
This window contains:
- the LOC129948559 gene encoding uncharacterized protein CG43867 isoform X7, translated to MSDEIPSGRLSQIFESLSCFSELQQRQINDPTSSFLTAVPNSTTAQSVSHNYYIRQPDGSGYYLSSGTQTFPSASSQSHHLTQHQQYYQQQQNRSRCDSLSLTSSPLMTKRATSFSGQIPLISTQGTRVQSAAIASGSGVVATSAAAIQQQQTSQSTPNSPRLMPRRSHRAPPIPAKPNAALIASPALMAMDVDAPWPQLSTLTDHLNVHQINNYVQGVPEINWQERCLELQLELHRSKNQAGRIRDMLREKLSELEQRVVEAEERAEEAEDKVRAMEQRLSEWPKTPHASSPIHQTQTLLQPLQQSQQTTSSLPSTDAEKTITCLEIAVEEQRQLRLHDARQVEAKAAKIKEWVTNKLRELEEQNQHLREQNVKCNQQLELLRNHIANQPNRHSSILPTGPVRNSLSLDVHDFASDTTESRRRSESLDPQESIRPLTSSYPHHKHRRNLSMEPQELERNLVAAVDGLILTPLSGRPNSSDTDTAHDYAEIYTPSREKLPAWMKNNPTLVAIGGSTSTTTTTSELVGMVGTPRPPTPPLHRFPSWEAKIYQVANDGLAATEGDHEGKQLNVSNSQNQTGTLGSANGSGSIGGGGTPSRAQQTASGGFCDISVPVYATVKGRASQIRSIPFTGDSSDDSSDGEEHAVMMTHNSHNSSSTDNTETSTSGSASSPSKSLKTSSSLSPAKRSGSESPKNKTRVISDISFESGLSDDYAIPPDAVSESTCMDASMPSLLMRASYVDSPNRKLESLEKAGHLAKLGGKLKTWRKRWFVLKNGSLTYWKSQHDINRKPQGQIILDEVCRINRAEGASTFEIDTGKKVYYLTADSNATMDDWIRVLQNVQRRNATKLLLSRDDQKPTVQGWVTKVKNGHAKKCWCVLLGKMFLYFKAPGETNPLGQINMRDARVEEVEHVSDSDSEEREDAAQSQARLTVSIYPAHQGPTYLILPGKQERDNWLYHLTVVSGGGPNAGTQYEQLVQKLMETDGDPNCVLWRHPILLHTKDTITSPLSSLHSETIQPEAIKLFKSCQLFMSVAVNQPGIDYHVVLAQNALQHCLDIPELQTEMICILTKQTSRHTGQKLSVGVQAPAPPPIIDCKSNPPAYTFVQGWQLLSLAVSLFVPKSSRLLWYLKLHLSRNADTKTETGKYAAYCERALDRTLKNGGRETKPSRMEVLSILLKNPYHHSLPHAIPVHMMNSTYTVISFDGSTTIEEFQSTLAQEIGSRDSTNGFCLFSDDPIEKDLEHYLDPQAKLCDVISKWETALREKGSGKFENSRVIQLTYKNRLYWKHTIKFETDKEKLLLCYQTNQQIVQGRFPLSRDLALELSSLMSQIDMGDYSLEKSRGSGNMNNAGLKALDKFYPYRYRDAMSPDQLKDIQDLLISKWILLKGRSTLDCVRIYLTCCRKWPFFGAALFQAKPRHSDQAMAWLAVSEDALNVLELSSMAPLARYPYTSVMTFGGCQDDFMLVVGNDDNLVTPGITNEQKLLFAMSKPKILEITLLIADYMNALGHTLPGTPQMNTLTRNGSHRSLRSRPLPGACIAAGGGTSTNATTTAHNTLNSHATHTLSSNHSHTLNSHYSGMGGHTGGSHQNTMSSSHGGQPDILKSTPDHQRLQK
- the LOC129948559 gene encoding uncharacterized protein CG43867 isoform X10 yields the protein MNTAVLMDSTAEVLDAHHHNQQQLQQHQQQIISTCASVSSTTTAAPPTVTQSSSPSKILNIHQHPTVVNLKACAASIISHTAHNQSNVVSGGGGVTSSPITTTTSGTVNFLNGVGGVSGIYAPFSGPSSLVNSPALGRRKRYTSTSSNSSSQFNNNYTGLDMESLEEMLRKLSELEQRVVEAEERAEEAEDKVRAMEQRLSEWPKTPHASSPIHQTQTLLQPLQQSQQTTSSLPSTDAEKTITCLEIAVEEQRQLRLHDARQVEAKAAKIKEWVTNKLRELEEQNQHLREQNVKCNQQLELLRNHIANQPNRHSSILPTGPVRNSLSLDVHDFASDTTESRRRSESLDPQESIRPLTSSYPHHKHRRNLSMEPQELERNLVAAVDGLILTPLSGRPNSSDTDTAHDYAEIYTPSREKLPAWMKNNPTLVAIGGSTSTTTTTSELVGMVGTPRPPTPPLHRFPSWEAKIYQVANDGLAATEGDHEGKQLNVSNSQNQTGTLGSANGSGSIGGGGTPSRAQQTASGGFCDISVPVYATVKGRASQIRSIPFTGDSSDDSSDGEEHAVMMTHNSHNSSSTDNTETSTSGSASSPSKSLKTSSSLSPAKRSGSESPKNKTRGLSDDYAIPPDAVSESTCMDASMPSLLMRASYVDSPNRKLESLEKAGHLAKLGGKLKTWRKRWFVLKNGSLTYWKSQHDINRKPQGQIILDEVCRINRAEGASTFEIDTGKKVYYLTADSNATMDDWIRVLQNVQRRNATKLLLSRDDQKPTVQGWVTKVKNGHAKKCWCVLLGKMFLYFKAPGETNPLGQINMRDARVEEVEHVSDSDSEEREDAAQSQARLTVSIYPAHQGPTYLILPGKQERDNWLYHLTVVSGGGPNAGTQYEQLVQKLMETDGDPNCVLWRHPILLHTKDTITSPLSSLHSETIQPEAIKLFKSCQLFMSVAVNQPGIDYHVVLAQNALQHCLDIPELQTEMICILTKQTSRHTGQKLSVGVQAPAPPPIIDCKSNPPAYTFVQGWQLLSLAVSLFVPKSSRLLWYLKLHLSRNADTKTETGKYAAYCERALDRTLKNGGRETKPSRMEVLSILLKNPYHHSLPHAIPVHMMNSTYTVISFDGSTTIEEFQSTLAQEIGSRDSTNGFCLFSDDPIEKDLEHYLDPQAKLCDVISKWETALREKGSGKFENSRVIQLTYKNRLYWKHTIKFETDKEKLLLCYQTNQQIVQGRFPLSRDLALELSSLMSQIDMGDYSLEKSRGSGNMNNAGLKALDKFYPYRYRDAMSPDQLKDIQDLLISKWILLKGRSTLDCVRIYLTCCRKWPFFGAALFQAKPRHSDQAMAWLAVSEDALNVLELSSMAPLARYPYTSVMTFGGCQDDFMLVVGNDDNLVTPGITNEQKLLFAMSKPKILEITLLIADYMNALGHTLPGTPQMNTLTRNGSHRSLRSRPLPGACIAAGGGTSTNATTTAHNTLNSHATHTLSSNHSHTLNSHYSGMGGHTGGSHQNTMSSSHGGQPDILKSTPDHQRLQK